From the Schistocerca piceifrons isolate TAMUIC-IGC-003096 chromosome 2, iqSchPice1.1, whole genome shotgun sequence genome, the window CGCCACTTTCAACCGATATTAAGCACAGGTAAACATAAGTAAAAAATGTAACATCATAGTTCTGTTTTTGGAGTACCTTATTTGAAATTGTCTGAAGACATACATTTGTCAAATATAAAGTATACGTCACAGCTACGCTGTAATTTTAAAGAAGTGTTTGAGTAATAAATGGGATGATGCTCATCTAAAATATCCTCGTTTGTACTGAGATATTATTTTTTAAACTAGTTTAATAATTTTTAAGTTAAAAATCGCAAAGTATATGTGCATATATCATTTTAATATTTACTTCTGCTTGTAGAAATAGTAAGTCCTGCATATGAGACAGATGAAGCcttaaaggaaaagaagaaagcagCAGTCATAAATGAAAGCTTACCGTTTTTGTTGCCAAGACTTGACAAGTTGGTGAAGGAAAATGGAGGTTTTCTAGCAAATGGCAAGGTAAGctgaaagaaattgaaatttataagctatgGATACTGAAATAAGTTGAGATATCCTTTGAAATAATGCAGTTGCCTGGTAACTGGCACTGTTAAAATATGTGATGATGAAAATTATTGTATTTGCTAGTTTATCCACACACAGTGGACTCGATtattcgcaaaagaaatgccaacatttttgtagcatgtTTTAACGTATTTTAATACTTTTACTTTTTAAGGTAGATAGCAATACTGACACTATGTTGACAATGTATGTGATTGTTCATAAACGCATCACATTAGGGACCAAACATTCTATAGTGCTTATTATATGTTTTCAGAATTGTAGAAACTTTATATTGAAAGAGTGATTATAGATGTTGTagactgacttagtacacatcaatTTTGTACACATTAATAGGAACTGAGGAATTTTCTGTTTGTATGCTAATGTGAAGGACTCGGTTTCAGCTCTCGTGGGCAGACCTCTATTTTGTAGCACTGCTCGACCTCCTCAAGTTCGTGATTGGGTTTGACATAACAAAAGATTATTCAAACCTTTCTGCACTTAAAAATACCGTACTTGAAATACCAGCTATTAAAGAGTGGATTGCCAAGAGACCGAAAACTGAGAGCTgaatgcagtgtatctgttttatgttaAATATGTGTTTGCTTACAAATTTGAATTGTTCTGCACTGAAGCATTCATTCTGTATTGTAAAACTGTGATACCCCATTGTAAGTGCAAGaagatataataaattttcttctaAAAAACGATATGTCAATACCTTTTTATTTATGTGACTCAGCCGAAAACATAACACTGGAGAGTTTTCAAATGTATGGCTTAAGTTTGGGAAATGTGTGGACTGTTTCTGGTTCACCCACAAACTACATTCTTGCTGGACACATAAAACCCTGAAGTTCTGTAGTTACACTTCATTTATACTAGTATCTATTTCTCCACAAATCTTTTGGGTTGTAGACTTCATCATATTGGTGCGTTTTAGAACATGACACAGTCTACAAGTCAGAGTTTTATGGAAATTCTGTCGTGGGAGGTCTACCAACTTGCTCATATCATGGAGAGATAGTGGTGGATGTATGGAATCCAATAAATGTGTATTAGTCTGAAATGTATGTGCGAGTGGATGTAGGTCAAAAATTCCTTCTATGAAATGTGAACTTGTATATTCCATCTCATTAGAAGGTaagtgaaattttaattttcatatttagAACTTAAGTACTGTAAACAAATATTCTCTAGGGTATGGAACTTATGATCATAATTTTGTAGTGTAACGGATATTTCAACAGAAAGAAATCTGTAATAACTCTTTCAAAGTGATATTGTATTAAAACGTACCACTCATTCAGTATTAGGTAACACGAATTTTGAAACGTGACGTATCTTTGATTTTTTAAGTTAGTCGTTCTACTAAGTTTGTGTAGCTGGCGGAATACAGATGCTTTTGCTTTCAAACAGAAAAAGCCTTTTGTTGGGGAATTCAGGTCTTCAAGATTCATTCAGTGTCATATAACACTACCTTAAATAGCTGTTGTTACTGGAGTATCTAGATATAAGCTGTGCCCAAGACTTGGGTATgagtggaatttatttttgacttataaagctTCATTGTACACAGTTTTTGAAGTAGTATGGCTGGGGACATGAACAAAAAGCCACAAAGAGTTGACCATGCAAAAAGCTGACTCTAAGATCCATGCCCGCAACACATACTATCTGGCATTGCGCTTAGTTTGTCATCTAAGCATAACATAAGCTCACCAGGAAATGTACATGTTTAAAATAAAATGGTAAATTATGATGAATAATTCGGATTCATGGAATAAAAACTAGCTCGTCTGTGCTACTTTCCTTAAAAATTTCCCCTTGTATGGTGGTACGTTGGAAAGATGTAACTTTAATTCTCTATGAGGAGAGAGTTCTAATGCATGAAACTCTCGATCAGAGTTACGTTACATCCAGCTtttggaaggagtttccaaagagcaAGTTGAAGCCTGATGTTCACGTTTCTCATTGGATTCTTGAGCTCACAGAGTCCGCAGTATTTTAGTTACTGTAGTGTATTCAGAGTGACTCAATCAGTTTCTAAACGTTTTTATTCGCaacaaaaaaggaatgaaaatgtcATGAGTGGGCACACAAATCATAAATCAAAGGATATAAATAAAACCTAACGAAAGAAGCAAAGCTATTTCGTTGCGTTTTTAATATGCCATGTGAAATCAGAAACTCTATACATCCTAGCCAAATATTCACTCTTAGTTGCTGTTTGTAAAGTAGTATCCTGTCACCtaattctgtcactgatgtaaacttGACTAAGTAAAACTAACAACACCATCTATTGGTCCTTCGGTCTCCTATATAACTAACAGCACCAtctgttggttctttggtgtactacaaaACTAATACTGCCATCTATTGCTTCTTTGGTGTACTACATCGTGATGATTAAACATCTGAACTACTAACTCGAGCAGataattttagataaaattttaaattacgataTCTCTTTTCTCCATGATCCAGTTTTAATGGCATAAAGTTTGTTTCTTGCCCCAAGTTATGCTCATGTTACCTGTGAAACCTTCATGAAAAtctcgtctagtagttttggattTTAGTGAATGCAACCAGACGAACAACActgtttacagttttattattagtaaacatagggtggagaaaaattgtcacgaaatattaaccctggatagctgatgccagtaggaaccaaaattactaatgttgtgtaagtCGACAGCGCACCATTTTTcaactatggaaacttggcaccATGGACTCTGATGGCCTCtgatgtgaggtggagacaaacagcaagccCTATGAGACATCACTTTTGGGCAGTGACGGGGTTagggacatttgtatgtgtgaaccgacaacaatAGCTCTGCAAGTCAACCaatgaacggcaacagggcaatctcaCAACCAATCGGagtgcgtggcgccaagtttccgtagtttaaaaatggtgcattggcGACCTACACGACATTTGTAATTTTGGTTCCTGCTGgcttcagctatccagggttaaaatttcttgacacaatttttctccaccctgtatagatTTGAAGTATACAAATAGtcatataacacaacaaataatatAATAGCCATACATAAAGTGCTATTCAAGCTGGATTACATTTGTTTTGTGatttaattcaaaatatttaaatggttttcaaaaTTACTGGTAATAGATATGTGATAAAGCCAATGAAATGCTTTACTTGTAAACATTCATTTGGCACGGATTCTAGGTGCAGTCCTTCAAATTCGATACCACCTTGGCAGGTTAAAAATCTATTCTTCTGCTTACTTATTCAAAAGGCCTCATGAGGCTGAGAGGACCATATTCCAGAAGACCTGCCATATGCAGCAGATCTTCGGACATCTGCTAGTAGATAGCAGTACTAACCATCAGATGAGAGTTGATCCAACAACTAGAGATAATTGAAGAACTGTGAACTATATGaatctttaaaaaaaatactgTTATGATTATTTAACAGTAAACTTTATATAAacaacagaaaattttaatttcaagcTTAAAAAATCTAATGATGCGATATACTTAGCAGTCTTCCTTGGTATGATGGGTATCTATAGGGAAAACATCTAGGAGACAAGACGTTTGTGAGTACCCTATATCTTCTCTCGTCAATATATTCGTCATTCTTTGTAACATTTGGTCATAAACGTAACAATATACTTTATTGCAGATTATATATTCTGTTTCTACAGCTACTGCTGGTTTAGGTGACTCCAGCAATACAGAATAATTGTTGGTCATTGACAGTGTTTTGAGTAGTAGTGAATGTTGTTGCTTGGCATGGGCACTGACCATCGCAGTTGATTCAGTGTGAGGTGGGCAGTTGAGTTCAGATGATGTGCATGCTGCTACTGCTCCAATGTGCTTGCTAGTTTGCTTTTGGTTGTAATTATTTGTGCCATATTCTGATTGCTTTTAAGGTTTCAGTGTGGCTGTTCTTAAGCAAATTCACCATAACCTGATTCTTCAGATGATCAGAAAACAAAATACATGCGTCATTAACTTCTTGGAGGGATCATGTTATATGTGGTGACCATGCCAGGACATAGTTTTGTTCGAGTCTTCcctggtgcatgggtgtgtgtgtttgtccttaggataatttaggttaagtagtgtgtaagtttagggactgatgaccttagcagttaagtcccataagatttcacacacatttttgaatacaGTTTTGTGAAACAATCTTCAGATCCAGAGCCTAATTGCCACTGTCAAGGTATGGTGAGTGATTTGAATTTTCAGCAGTGCCTCCATTCTGCAATCAACATCGCACAGGGAAAAGGAACTGTTAGTTTGATTATAAATCACATGTACAGTGTACTTAATAGAATAAAACCGACAAGTCAAACTGAGGGTCATAGTGTAATAAATGGACAGGGGAGTGTTAATCTGGACAGTGTTTCTGTGGATCTCATTAATGAATCAAGATTAATTAACAGAATTCAGATTGTAGTTGcagcataaaatgaaaaattatgtttggGCATAAGGACTGAATTGCATGAGACAGGAAAAGACAATAATCATGTTGCAAATGTAGGCAAGGGTCACAACATATTGCAATTATTGTAAGCACTGAAAGCCAATCATCAAAAAATAATTGCAAATAATGGAAAATTGGTCGCAAATTTGAACAAAAAGCTTAATAAAATTGACAAAACCCTTGATGATCATAAGAAGAATTTGAATAAAAAACTTGATGAACACAGTCAAAAGTTGAATAATACATTGGATCAAAATGTGATACATATTTGTAACGAGATGCAGGGCCAGTTCAATAAATTTATGAGGCATTTGCTGAAAAGCGCAATGTGCAACAATCTGAATTCATACGCGAGGCCAATACACATTGTCAGCAGATAGAAGCAGATGTAATTAAAAATACAGATCCTAGTAAATTCACAGTAGGAAATTGTAAAGTAGCTCAACTGGACAGTGCAATATTGAATAACAAGGTAGTTCATGCTAAAgatgcatacaaacaaaaaaaaatacgttGTTAAAGTAGTATTGGGTATGCAACAACAACGTTCTGATTTAGAATAAAAAGTACGGGAACTGGAAGAAGCTACGAAGACTGTGAAAATTTACTACATGCTGCATGATAAGAATGCaatcaaataagaaatagacactcTAAAGCATGAAAATCGTAGTGCAGGTTGTTGTACAAACATTATAGTCTATAACATGCTCAGGCAAGGACAGTTTAAGGAGTCTGAGCCAAGCAGACAATTACAACCAGTTGATTTCATGAGTCTGAAAAGAGAAATATTTGTGTAGAACACTTAAGGGCAGGGGCAGGAACATGGGGAAACAGTGTGTCCGATCAGTACACTACATTTGGAGATTTCGAAAGTGTGTTTCTGTACAATTATTGGTCGTGAAGGAATCAACGAAATatcaaagaaaaattatttttagtaCACAATTCACAATTAGTGTCATCACAAAGGGTCAATGCGTTAAGGTTCTTCATAAGCACTGAGGACAGAATAGTTATCTAGACACCCTTCATTAACGATGATGATCAGAGTGGAATTTTGATAAAGCAATGtctgtgaaaagtaagaaaatagtAAGCTTCGCAGTCATTTGATGATTTGACGTGCTGTTACGAGTTGCTGGTCATTTAGAAGAGACGGATAATGAAGCAACACAGGGTGAATCCGAGCACGCCACAATACGTCTCGTACGAACGTAATGATGATCGTTTTCGAAATGATATGAGAGATAAAATGGTTCTGAGGACCAACACGGGCTGCAAGACAGAAGATAGATACTGATCACGTACCCACGAGAACGAGGGAACTCTAACTAAAGTTTGTTTCGGACAAGAGAGCATCTTAGAGCATTGTCTGCGAACATAAATAACTTTTTACACATGCACTCAGGTATTATATGtatacacagcgttattttttccTCTATGTataaactctagggactgatcgatgagaggatttgaaacaaaaatgtctaatgaacttacgtccattGTAGAGAagatttattcaatcatacattgttacagacactgcggcctaatatgcgctgtaccatacagctacagttacagtatgtgttgacaaTGGTTTAAATGTGCCTCATTGCATGTGTGTACATGCCATAGCATGTTTCGTCTCATACGTTCACATCggcaggctgcatctgaacagtgtcaaaggcagcatgaatacgttgctccaatgtctccacatctggacGGGTTCTGCATACACGATGGTTTTGAGATTGCTCCATAACCAGGAATCGCACAGGTTGAGATCTAGTGAACGAGCAGACCATGCAACTGGACCACTCGTCCGATCCACCAACAAGGAAAGACACGATCAAGATGCGTCcgaacgttaacggcgaagtgggctggagcagcatcatgtagcagccacataatccctcgaatcatcaatggcactcctTCCAGCAGGGGGAGGCAAAGCCACCCACAAGAAACGCCACATAATCCctcaaatcatcaatggcactcCTTCCAGCagggggaggcaaagtcacccacaagaaaagCCGACAGTTCCGGCCTATTTGGCGACgttgaaggaagactggtcccaaaatacagtcacaaattatcgccgcccacacattccggctgcactgaTGCTGAAGATTCGCTATCGCTATagcatgggggttctgcatactatccctcaGATGActcttatgaaagctgaagatgtcACACTGTGTAAAGACGGCCTCATCTATGAATAGGACGGAGGCACAAATCCCGTAGTcgttgttgcctggtgaagaaaccagtgacaaaactgctcccgatgtgaaaAGTTTGTCGCTAgtgagccctgcacacgctgtaagtgataaaggtAGTAACAACAGTAATGGAGAATGTTCCCCATGGACGTCTGATTTGCCCTGTACTGGGGGGCCAACTACCTGATACTGACACAGTGGACACCTTCCACACTGTAATCACATTTTCCCCCAAGTCTTTTGTCTGAACATTTCAGGTAcgttcttcatgatttcctgcttcctgtaaCGACCCTGTCTCAGGAAAACGGCGAAACAATGTTGCAAACATTGAAAGCTgtagttgttgtcggcggggataggcctCCTGATATAATCTTGCTGCCCACCACATAttccatttgcctttctgtaagtaaacaccatgtcggcaagcttcTGTCAGTAAACACCATGTTGGAAAGCTTTCGATCCTAATTTGGAAGCATTGTGTGAAAGCTGTATCACATCCGTTACGAGTTGAATCAGTAACAGAAGTGGACTggacacaacattatcaattactatggcagaagagggttctagggcatg encodes:
- the LOC124777240 gene encoding glutathione S-transferase-like, with protein sequence MAPKYKLTYFPGMGVAEPIRFLLSYGKIEFEDERCDKDKWPSLKESMPFGQVPVLEIDGKKVWQSIAICRYLGKQVGLSGANDWENLQIDMAVDTVSDIRMKIVSPAYETDEALKEKKKAAVINESLPFLLPRLDKLVKENGGFLANGKLSWADLYFVALLDLLKFVIGFDITKDYSNLSALKNTVLEIPAIKEWIAKRPKTES